Proteins encoded together in one Marinithermus hydrothermalis DSM 14884 window:
- a CDS encoding 2-oxoglutarate dehydrogenase E1 component — MARARDAQQWPETPNLLYIEELYTTYQKDPTAVPPEWRQYFDALEHDLARPVPAPPPRPAAQPAPRPAAAAPSPAAMEAAGFQERVDELVEAYRELGHLAAQLDPLGSRRPEPAELDPAYYGFTEADLARPVPEGIVPGVQLRTLGELVAHLRETYCRTIGVEFMHIDDSAARNWLIERMESTANRTPLDAETRKRILARLTEAAVFEEFVQKKYLGAKTFSLEGSETLIPLIDLAIEHAAERGVVEIVMAMAHRGRLNVLANIFKKPARDIFLEFEEVFPEDYRGDVKYHLGYSSDHTTRTGKPVHLSLCFNPSHLEYINTVALGRTRAKQDRFGDAARTRGMALIVHGDAAFAGEGIVQETLNLSRLPAYEVGGTLHVIVNNQVGFTTSPEEGRSTLYATDVAKMLQVPIFHVNGEDPEAVAHVVALALEFRKTFHRDVVIDLYAFRRRGHNEADEPSFTQPLMYKAIARHEPLYKRYRAQLVQEGVIREAEAEAIARAYREHLEAELEAAKREPTPPKPVGLGGIWNGYVGGLEKDVPDVDTGVKKRRLVEVLEGITRVPQGFHLHPKLKRFMKQREEMAQEKRPVDWATAEALAFGTLVTEGYRVRMSGQDSRRGTFSQRHAALYDYETGEPYIPLANLAPDQAPFEIYNSPLSEAGVLGFEYGYSLDTPDGLVLWEAQFGDFVNVAQVIIDQFIASAEAKWNRLSGLVMLLPHGLEGQGPEHSSARLERFLMLAAADNIQVTYPTTPAQYFHLLRRQVLRPWRKPLVVLTPKSLLRHPEATSPLEAFTQGRFRRVIPDAAANPEKVKKILLVSGKLYYELEAKRRAEGIEHVAIVRLEQLYPFPEAELEAALAPYKDGTPVVWVQEEPVNMGAWPYLRMRFCQEILGRFPLSGVSRPESASPATGSSRIHKLEQERLLTEALKAE, encoded by the coding sequence ATGGCGCGAGCGAGAGACGCACAACAGTGGCCCGAAACCCCCAACCTCCTCTACATAGAAGAACTGTACACCACCTACCAGAAGGACCCCACCGCGGTGCCGCCCGAGTGGCGGCAATACTTTGACGCCCTCGAGCACGACCTCGCCCGCCCCGTCCCCGCTCCCCCACCCCGGCCCGCGGCGCAGCCCGCGCCCCGACCGGCCGCGGCCGCGCCGAGCCCGGCCGCGATGGAGGCCGCGGGGTTCCAGGAGCGGGTGGACGAGCTCGTGGAAGCGTACCGCGAGCTGGGGCACCTGGCGGCCCAGCTGGACCCGCTCGGCAGCCGCCGGCCCGAGCCGGCCGAGCTCGACCCCGCGTACTACGGGTTCACCGAGGCGGACCTGGCCCGCCCGGTCCCCGAGGGGATCGTGCCGGGCGTGCAGCTCCGGACGCTCGGGGAGCTGGTCGCGCACCTGCGCGAGACGTACTGCCGCACGATCGGCGTGGAGTTCATGCACATCGACGACTCCGCGGCGCGCAACTGGCTCATCGAGCGCATGGAGTCCACCGCGAACCGCACCCCCCTCGACGCCGAGACCCGCAAGCGGATCCTCGCGCGCCTCACGGAAGCCGCGGTCTTCGAGGAGTTCGTCCAGAAGAAGTACCTGGGCGCGAAGACCTTCTCCCTCGAGGGGTCCGAGACCCTGATCCCCTTGATCGACCTCGCGATCGAGCACGCGGCGGAGCGCGGCGTGGTGGAGATCGTGATGGCCATGGCGCACCGCGGGCGGCTCAACGTGCTCGCGAACATCTTCAAGAAGCCCGCGCGGGACATCTTCCTCGAGTTCGAGGAGGTCTTCCCCGAGGACTACCGGGGGGACGTGAAGTACCACCTGGGGTACTCGAGCGACCACACCACCCGCACCGGGAAGCCGGTGCACCTCTCGCTGTGCTTCAACCCGAGCCACCTGGAGTACATCAACACCGTGGCCCTGGGGCGCACGCGCGCTAAGCAGGACCGGTTCGGGGACGCGGCGCGCACGCGCGGCATGGCGCTCATCGTGCACGGCGACGCGGCGTTCGCGGGCGAGGGGATCGTGCAGGAGACCCTGAACCTCTCGCGCCTCCCCGCGTACGAGGTGGGTGGGACGCTGCACGTGATCGTGAACAACCAGGTGGGGTTCACCACCAGCCCGGAGGAGGGGCGCTCCACCCTGTACGCCACGGACGTGGCGAAGATGCTGCAGGTCCCGATCTTCCACGTGAACGGCGAGGATCCTGAGGCCGTCGCGCACGTGGTCGCGCTGGCCCTGGAGTTCCGCAAGACCTTCCACCGGGACGTGGTGATCGACCTGTACGCCTTCCGCCGCCGGGGGCACAACGAGGCGGACGAGCCTTCCTTCACGCAGCCCCTCATGTACAAGGCCATCGCGCGGCACGAGCCCCTGTACAAGCGCTACCGCGCGCAGCTGGTGCAGGAAGGCGTGATCCGCGAGGCGGAGGCCGAGGCCATCGCGCGCGCCTACCGCGAGCACCTGGAGGCGGAGCTCGAGGCGGCCAAGCGCGAGCCCACCCCGCCGAAGCCCGTGGGGCTGGGCGGGATCTGGAACGGGTACGTGGGCGGCCTGGAGAAGGACGTGCCGGACGTGGATACCGGCGTGAAGAAACGCCGGTTGGTCGAGGTGCTGGAGGGGATCACCCGGGTCCCCCAAGGGTTCCACCTGCACCCCAAGCTCAAGCGGTTCATGAAGCAGCGCGAGGAGATGGCCCAGGAGAAACGCCCCGTGGATTGGGCGACCGCCGAGGCTCTCGCGTTCGGCACGCTCGTGACCGAAGGGTACCGGGTGCGCATGAGCGGCCAGGACTCGCGGCGCGGCACCTTCAGCCAGCGGCACGCAGCCCTATATGATTACGAGACGGGCGAGCCGTACATCCCGCTCGCGAACCTCGCGCCGGACCAGGCGCCGTTCGAGATCTACAACAGCCCCCTTTCCGAAGCGGGGGTGCTGGGCTTTGAGTACGGGTACAGCCTGGACACCCCGGACGGCCTGGTGCTGTGGGAGGCGCAGTTCGGGGACTTCGTGAACGTCGCGCAGGTGATCATCGACCAGTTCATCGCTTCAGCCGAGGCCAAGTGGAACCGGCTCTCGGGCCTGGTGATGCTGCTGCCGCACGGCCTGGAGGGGCAGGGGCCGGAGCACTCGAGCGCGCGCCTGGAGCGGTTTTTGATGCTCGCCGCGGCGGACAACATCCAGGTCACCTACCCCACCACGCCCGCGCAGTACTTCCACCTCCTGCGGCGCCAGGTGCTGCGCCCGTGGCGGAAGCCCCTCGTGGTCCTCACGCCCAAGAGCCTCCTGCGGCACCCGGAGGCGACGAGCCCCCTCGAGGCCTTCACCCAGGGGCGGTTCCGCCGCGTGATCCCGGACGCCGCCGCGAACCCCGAGAAGGTCAAGAAGATCCTGCTCGTCTCGGGCAAGCTCTACTACGAGCTCGAGGCCAAGCGCCGCGCCGAGGGGATCGAGCACGTGGCGATCGTGCGCCTCGAGCAGCTCTACCCCTTCCCCGAGGCGGAGCTCGAGGCGGCCCTCGCGCCCTACAAGGACGGCACGCCGGTGGTGTGGGTGCAGGAGGAGCCGGTGAACATGGGGGCGTGGCCGTACCTGCGGATGCGGTTCTGCCAGGAGATCTTGGGGCGGTTCCCGCTCTCGGGCGTGAGCCGTCCGGAGTCCGCATCGCCCGCGACCGGCTCGAGCCGCATCCATAAGCTCGAGCAGGAGCGGTTGTTGACCGAGGCCCTGAAGGCGGAGTAA
- the odhB gene encoding 2-oxoglutarate dehydrogenase complex dihydrolipoyllysine-residue succinyltransferase, whose protein sequence is MAIEIRVPEAGESIVEVEVGEWLKAEGERVEKDEPIVELVTDKATMELPAPAAGVLGKVLKPSGALVKVGEVIAYLETEGAAAAPKAPVQEPAAAQPQPEAAREEVPVAPAARRLMAEHGLSPRDVKGSGPGGRILKEDVLRAIEAKKARPSAPEPAPAPAPTPQPAPAPRQAPPPPPAPAAPAGYDAPWRYEEAVPMSPLRRRIAQRLVEAQQTMAMLTTFNEADMSAVLALRRELGERFKEKYGVKLGIMSFFVKAVIQALKEIPELNAEIRDNHIIYKRYYDIGIAIGVGEALVVPVLRDADRMSFADIERAIADFAERARAKKLRPEELQGGTFSITNGGVFGSLNSTPIINPPQVGILGMHAIQERPVGRNGEIVLRPMMNLALSYDHRIVDGREAVTFLRRVKECIENPARLLIEV, encoded by the coding sequence ATGGCTATCGAGATCCGGGTACCCGAAGCGGGTGAGTCGATCGTTGAGGTCGAGGTCGGCGAGTGGTTGAAGGCCGAGGGCGAGCGGGTGGAGAAGGACGAGCCGATCGTGGAGCTCGTCACGGACAAGGCCACGATGGAGCTGCCGGCTCCGGCCGCGGGGGTGCTGGGCAAGGTGCTCAAGCCCAGCGGCGCGCTGGTCAAGGTGGGCGAGGTGATCGCGTACCTGGAGACCGAGGGGGCGGCCGCGGCCCCGAAGGCGCCCGTTCAGGAGCCGGCCGCCGCGCAGCCGCAACCGGAGGCCGCGCGGGAGGAGGTGCCCGTCGCGCCGGCGGCGCGCCGCTTGATGGCCGAGCACGGCCTTTCGCCGCGGGACGTTAAGGGGAGCGGGCCTGGCGGGCGCATCCTGAAGGAGGACGTGCTGCGCGCCATCGAGGCGAAGAAGGCCCGGCCTTCGGCCCCTGAGCCGGCCCCGGCGCCCGCGCCGACCCCCCAGCCGGCCCCCGCGCCGCGCCAAGCCCCGCCCCCACCGCCCGCCCCGGCGGCCCCCGCGGGGTACGACGCGCCTTGGCGGTACGAGGAGGCCGTGCCGATGAGCCCGCTCCGCCGCCGCATCGCGCAGCGCCTCGTGGAGGCCCAGCAGACCATGGCGATGCTCACGACCTTCAACGAGGCGGACATGTCCGCGGTGCTGGCGCTCAGGCGCGAGCTCGGGGAGCGCTTCAAGGAGAAGTACGGCGTGAAGCTCGGGATCATGAGCTTCTTCGTGAAGGCCGTGATCCAGGCGCTCAAGGAGATCCCCGAGCTGAACGCGGAGATCCGCGACAACCACATCATCTACAAGCGCTACTACGATATCGGCATCGCGATCGGCGTGGGGGAGGCGCTCGTGGTGCCGGTATTGCGGGACGCGGACCGCATGAGCTTCGCGGACATCGAGCGAGCGATCGCGGACTTCGCGGAGCGCGCGCGGGCGAAGAAGCTCCGCCCGGAGGAGTTGCAGGGCGGCACCTTCTCCATCACGAACGGCGGGGTGTTCGGCTCGCTGAACTCCACCCCGATCATCAATCCCCCGCAGGTGGGGATCCTGGGCATGCACGCGATCCAGGAGCGGCCGGTCGGCCGGAACGGGGAGATCGTGCTGCGCCCCATGATGAACCTCGCGCTCTCCTACGACCACCGCATCGTGGACGGCCGCGAGGCGGTCACCTTCCTGCGGCGCGTGAAGGAGTGCATCGAGAACCCGGCGCGTCTCCTCATCGAGGTGTAA
- the lpdA gene encoding dihydrolipoyl dehydrogenase has protein sequence MKRHDLVIIGGGPGGYVAAIRAAQLGFDVAVVDENDRLGGTCLRVGCIPSKALLEASYRYYEAKHHLKAFGVKPGRVTLDLAAMMKHKDAVVEANTAGIAYLFKKNKITWYQGRGRLLEPGRLEVQGPEGTETLAADDIVIATGSVPARLKGVEYDGEVIGTSTEALAYEKVPEHLVVIGAGYIGLELGSVWARLGARVTVLEYLDRVLPGMDSELGRKAQRLFEKQGLEFRLGTKVLGARVEKGRAVVEVEGADPITADRVLVAVGRAPNTQGLGLEAVGVETDARGFVVVDEHFQTSVPGIHAIGDVIGGAMLAHKASAEGVALVEYLANGYGAVNYDVIPAAVFTHPEIASVGQTEDALKEAGVPYTKGVFPFQASGRARAMNDTEGFVKILAHKETDRILGVHAMGPAAGELIHEAAVAMEFGASAEDLARIIHVHPTLSEAVKEAAEVAGGHPIHI, from the coding sequence ATGAAACGACACGATCTGGTCATCATCGGTGGCGGCCCCGGCGGGTACGTGGCCGCGATCCGCGCGGCGCAACTGGGGTTCGACGTGGCGGTCGTGGACGAGAACGACCGCCTGGGCGGCACCTGCCTGCGCGTGGGGTGCATCCCCTCCAAGGCGCTTTTGGAAGCGAGTTACCGGTACTACGAGGCCAAACACCACCTCAAAGCCTTCGGCGTCAAGCCCGGCCGCGTCACCCTGGACCTCGCGGCCATGATGAAGCACAAGGACGCGGTGGTCGAGGCCAACACCGCCGGGATCGCGTACCTGTTCAAGAAGAACAAGATCACCTGGTACCAGGGCCGGGGCCGCCTCCTCGAGCCGGGCCGCCTCGAGGTCCAGGGCCCCGAGGGCACCGAGACCCTCGCCGCGGACGATATCGTGATCGCTACCGGCTCGGTCCCCGCCCGCCTCAAGGGCGTCGAGTACGACGGGGAGGTGATCGGGACCAGCACCGAGGCCCTCGCGTACGAGAAGGTTCCGGAGCACCTCGTGGTGATCGGCGCGGGGTACATCGGCCTCGAGCTCGGCTCGGTCTGGGCGCGGCTCGGCGCGCGGGTCACGGTCCTGGAGTACCTGGACCGCGTGCTGCCCGGGATGGACAGCGAGCTCGGCCGGAAGGCCCAGCGCCTGTTTGAGAAGCAGGGTCTGGAGTTCCGGCTGGGCACGAAGGTGCTGGGCGCGCGGGTGGAGAAGGGCCGGGCCGTGGTGGAGGTCGAGGGGGCGGACCCCATCACCGCGGACCGGGTGCTGGTCGCGGTGGGCCGCGCCCCGAACACCCAGGGCCTGGGGCTGGAGGCGGTCGGCGTCGAGACGGACGCGCGCGGCTTTGTCGTGGTGGACGAGCACTTCCAGACGAGCGTGCCCGGCATCCACGCGATCGGGGACGTGATCGGCGGGGCGATGCTCGCGCACAAGGCCTCGGCCGAGGGCGTCGCGCTCGTGGAGTACCTCGCGAACGGGTACGGCGCGGTGAACTACGACGTGATCCCCGCCGCGGTCTTCACCCACCCGGAGATCGCCTCGGTGGGCCAGACGGAGGACGCGCTCAAGGAAGCCGGGGTGCCGTACACCAAGGGCGTCTTCCCCTTCCAGGCCTCGGGCCGCGCCCGCGCGATGAACGACACCGAAGGGTTCGTGAAGATCCTGGCGCACAAGGAGACCGACCGCATCCTGGGCGTGCACGCGATGGGGCCGGCGGCCGGCGAGCTGATCCACGAGGCGGCGGTCGCGATGGAGTTCGGCGCGTCCGCGGAGGACCTCGCGCGCATCATTCACGTGCACCCCACGCTCTCCGAGGCCGTCAAGGAAGCCGCGGAGGTCGCGGGGGGCCACCCGATCCACATCTAA
- the fmt gene encoding methionyl-tRNA formyltransferase, with the protein MRRRLAFFGSPAWAVPVLEALAAHHEVVLVVTQPDKPAGRGLALTPAPVAEAAARLGLPVEKPARLKGNAAFLERFKTLGLDAAVTAAYGKLLPPELLEVPRHGFLNLHPSLLPKYRGAAPVQWALIRGERETGVTIMRTDAGLDTGPILLQWRTPIHPDETALELAERLRDKGIQLLLEALERLEDLEPRPQPADGTYAPLLTKEDGRIRWTDPARAVYDRHRGVQPWPGSWFMHARDGGGRVRVKVHALFPAEGQGAPGEVLAVEPEGVRVAVGEGAVRLVEVQPEGKRRMPAADWARGYGLRVGARLE; encoded by the coding sequence GTGCGCCGCCGCCTGGCCTTCTTCGGCTCCCCCGCCTGGGCCGTGCCGGTCCTCGAGGCCCTCGCCGCGCACCACGAGGTCGTCCTGGTCGTCACCCAGCCGGACAAGCCCGCCGGGCGCGGCCTGGCCCTCACGCCCGCCCCGGTCGCCGAGGCCGCGGCGCGGCTCGGCCTCCCCGTGGAGAAACCCGCGCGCTTAAAGGGCAACGCGGCCTTCCTGGAGCGCTTCAAGACCCTGGGCCTGGACGCCGCGGTCACCGCGGCGTACGGGAAGCTCCTGCCCCCCGAGCTGCTCGAGGTGCCCCGCCACGGGTTTTTGAACCTGCACCCCTCCCTCCTCCCCAAGTACCGCGGCGCGGCGCCCGTGCAGTGGGCCTTGATCCGCGGGGAGCGCGAGACCGGCGTGACGATCATGCGGACCGACGCGGGGCTCGACACCGGCCCGATCCTCCTCCAGTGGCGCACCCCGATCCACCCGGACGAGACCGCCCTGGAGCTCGCCGAGCGCCTCCGGGACAAGGGCATTCAGCTCCTCCTGGAGGCCCTGGAGCGCCTCGAGGACCTCGAGCCCCGCCCACAACCCGCGGACGGCACGTACGCGCCCCTCCTCACCAAGGAGGACGGCCGGATCCGCTGGACGGACCCCGCCCGGGCGGTCTACGACCGGCACCGTGGGGTGCAGCCGTGGCCGGGCTCGTGGTTCATGCACGCCCGGGACGGGGGCGGCCGCGTGCGCGTCAAGGTGCACGCCCTCTTCCCCGCGGAAGGCCAGGGCGCGCCGGGGGAGGTCCTGGCGGTGGAGCCCGAGGGGGTGCGCGTCGCGGTGGGGGAGGGCGCGGTGCGCCTCGTGGAGGTGCAGCCCGAAGGCAAGCGCCGCATGCCCGCGGCCGACTGGGCGCGCGGGTACGGCCTGCGGGTTGGGGCGCGGCTCGAGTAA
- the def gene encoding peptide deformylase: MATIYPIRLYGDPILRRRALPVEAFDGIPELAENLFETMFEAGGVGLAAPQVGISRRLFVAAEYLDEEEEAEDTPLKSRVKQLYVMVNPVITYREGHQVGTEGCLSLPGLYSDEVPRDLRVRVQYQDEYGEPKVLEAEGYLARVIQHELDHLEGKLFIDRLPPEARRAFINEHRAELAEMQRRARALIKELKEA; encoded by the coding sequence ATGGCGACGATCTACCCCATCCGGCTGTACGGGGACCCCATCCTGCGCCGCCGCGCGTTGCCCGTGGAGGCGTTTGACGGCATCCCCGAACTGGCGGAGAACCTGTTCGAGACCATGTTCGAGGCGGGCGGCGTGGGCCTCGCCGCGCCCCAGGTGGGGATCTCCCGGCGCCTTTTTGTCGCGGCCGAGTACCTGGACGAGGAGGAGGAGGCCGAGGACACCCCCTTGAAAAGCCGGGTCAAGCAGCTCTACGTCATGGTGAACCCCGTGATCACCTACCGCGAGGGGCACCAGGTCGGCACCGAGGGCTGCCTCTCCCTGCCCGGCCTGTACTCCGACGAGGTGCCGCGCGACCTCCGGGTGCGGGTCCAGTACCAGGACGAGTACGGGGAGCCCAAGGTCCTCGAGGCCGAAGGGTACCTCGCGCGGGTGATCCAGCACGAGCTGGACCACCTCGAGGGCAAGCTCTTCATCGACCGGCTCCCGCCCGAGGCGCGCCGGGCCTTCATCAACGAGCACCGCGCCGAGCTCGCCGAGATGCAGCGGCGGGCGCGGGCCCTGATCAAGGAACTCAAGGAGGCCTAG
- a CDS encoding CdaR family protein, translating into MSPREVWARLMHNWPAKLLTFLIAFMLWYQLRENEPVVDRTFVRELQVIGLGEDRVAVGLPEVVQVRVRGTARRVETLSPNAVVPFVDLSRVEGETFDQRIQIQLPPGIQVVDIVPDRLIGRIEPLGEALLPVEVFSPGVGLRFSPNQVRARGPDREVQRAVAAVGLELQGEDEVALYAVDAAGRPVTGLALEPNTARVEARAPLLIERAVPLRLEPPPAGLRLVEARVPTEVTVVGPPEALDGLEFIPARAEWREGSYVAPLALELPDGVRAGGEVWGRFRVERAEPVE; encoded by the coding sequence GTGAGTCCACGTGAGGTGTGGGCGCGCCTCATGCACAACTGGCCCGCGAAGCTCCTGACCTTCCTCATCGCCTTCATGCTCTGGTACCAGCTGCGCGAGAACGAGCCCGTGGTGGACCGCACCTTCGTGCGCGAGCTGCAGGTCATCGGCCTGGGGGAGGACCGCGTCGCGGTGGGGCTGCCCGAGGTCGTCCAGGTCCGGGTGCGCGGCACCGCCCGCCGCGTGGAGACCCTCTCCCCGAACGCGGTCGTGCCCTTCGTCGACCTCTCCCGCGTGGAAGGCGAGACCTTCGACCAACGCATCCAGATCCAGCTGCCCCCCGGGATCCAGGTCGTGGACATCGTGCCCGACCGCCTAATCGGGCGCATCGAACCGCTGGGCGAGGCCCTGCTGCCGGTCGAGGTCTTCAGCCCCGGGGTCGGCCTGCGCTTTAGCCCCAACCAAGTGCGCGCCCGCGGGCCCGACCGCGAGGTGCAGCGCGCCGTGGCCGCCGTCGGCCTGGAACTCCAGGGGGAGGACGAGGTCGCGCTGTACGCGGTGGACGCCGCGGGCCGCCCGGTGACGGGCCTGGCCCTCGAGCCCAACACGGCCCGGGTGGAGGCCCGCGCGCCCCTCCTCATCGAGCGCGCGGTGCCCCTGCGCCTCGAGCCGCCCCCGGCGGGGCTGCGCCTGGTGGAGGCGCGCGTCCCCACGGAGGTCACGGTCGTCGGGCCGCCCGAGGCCCTGGACGGCCTCGAGTTCATCCCGGCTCGGGCCGAGTGGCGCGAGGGGAGTTACGTCGCGCCGTTGGCGCTGGAGCTGCCGGACGGGGTGCGCGCGGGCGGCGAGGTTTGGGGACGGTTTCGCGTGGAGCGGGCCGAGCCCGTAGAATGA
- the cdaA gene encoding diadenylate cyclase CdaA — protein sequence MTWRDVLDILAVSTVLYYLYRLVAETRALNLVRGLLVYLSVWFLADQLEFRALAWLLGNAATLGVFALIVVFQPELRGFLERLGRGRLRENGIDEKGVHELVRAVERMAARRLGALIAIERRTPLGEYAVTGEVVDARVSARLLETIFTVGTPLHDGGTILRGPRVVAAGCVFPLSEREDLRYLGTRHRAALGLSEVSDAIVIVVSEERGTIRVAERGVLSANLTPSELRGRLEEVFREST from the coding sequence ATGACGTGGCGTGACGTCCTCGACATCCTGGCGGTCAGCACCGTCCTGTACTACCTGTACAGGCTCGTCGCCGAGACCCGCGCCCTGAACCTGGTGCGCGGGCTTTTGGTCTACCTCAGCGTCTGGTTCCTCGCGGACCAGCTCGAGTTTAGGGCCCTCGCGTGGCTCTTGGGCAACGCCGCGACCCTCGGGGTGTTCGCGCTGATCGTGGTGTTTCAGCCCGAGCTGCGGGGCTTCCTCGAGCGCTTGGGTCGGGGCCGGCTCCGGGAGAATGGGATCGACGAGAAGGGCGTGCACGAACTGGTACGCGCCGTGGAACGCATGGCCGCCCGGCGGCTGGGGGCCCTGATCGCGATCGAGCGCCGCACGCCGCTCGGGGAGTACGCGGTGACCGGCGAGGTGGTGGACGCCCGGGTCTCCGCGCGGCTGTTGGAAACGATCTTCACGGTCGGCACGCCCCTGCACGACGGCGGCACGATCCTCCGCGGCCCGCGGGTGGTGGCCGCGGGGTGCGTCTTCCCCTTGTCGGAGCGCGAGGACCTGCGCTACCTCGGCACGCGCCACCGCGCGGCGCTGGGCCTCAGCGAGGTCTCGGACGCGATCGTGATCGTGGTGAGCGAGGAACGCGGCACGATCCGCGTGGCGGAGCGCGGGGTGCTGAGCGCGAACCTCACCCCGTCCGAGCTGCGCGGGCGCTTGGAGGAGGTGTTCCGTGAGTCCACGTGA
- a CDS encoding phosphopentomutase, translating to MKVTTVVLDSVGLGYLPDAAEFNDEGADTLDHTVLATGIQLPHLAELGLGHVPGVHTLPRVDRPQGAFGRMRAQSPGKDTSTGHWEFVGIILEHPFRVFPEGFPPEVMEAFAQRIGRGWLVNRPYSGTEVIRDYGAAHLRTGQPIVYTSADSVFQIAAHLEVVPLETLYAWCQAAREILQGPYAVARVIARPFEGEPGGFYRRNDLRKDFALEPPANVLDALVGAGLDVVGVGKIPDIYAHRGFTREVKTKDNADGIRKTLELMREDVEGLIFTNLVDFDAKYGHRRNPEGYAEALKAFDAALPEFLAALGPEDYLFIVSDHGNDPTYRGTDHTREYGLLLAVGPGLAGRDLGTRATFADLGASWARIFGVAWEGPGTPVV from the coding sequence ATGAAGGTCACGACCGTCGTCCTCGACTCGGTGGGGCTCGGGTACCTTCCCGACGCCGCCGAGTTTAATGATGAGGGGGCGGACACCCTGGACCACACGGTGCTCGCCACCGGCATTCAACTCCCGCATTTAGCCGAGCTGGGGCTGGGGCACGTTCCGGGCGTGCACACCCTGCCCCGCGTGGACCGGCCCCAAGGCGCGTTCGGCCGCATGCGCGCGCAAAGCCCCGGGAAGGACACCTCCACCGGGCACTGGGAGTTCGTGGGGATCATCCTCGAGCACCCCTTCCGCGTCTTTCCCGAAGGGTTTCCCCCGGAGGTCATGGAGGCCTTCGCCCAGCGGATCGGGCGCGGCTGGCTCGTGAACCGCCCCTACTCCGGGACCGAGGTCATCCGGGACTACGGGGCGGCGCACCTCCGGACCGGCCAGCCCATCGTGTACACCTCCGCGGACTCGGTCTTCCAGATCGCGGCGCACCTCGAGGTGGTGCCCCTGGAGACGCTCTACGCCTGGTGCCAGGCCGCGCGGGAGATCCTGCAAGGGCCCTACGCGGTCGCGCGGGTCATCGCCCGGCCCTTCGAAGGCGAGCCCGGCGGGTTTTACCGGCGCAACGACCTGCGCAAGGACTTCGCCCTCGAGCCGCCCGCGAACGTGCTGGACGCGCTGGTGGGCGCGGGGCTCGACGTGGTGGGGGTGGGGAAGATCCCGGACATCTACGCGCACCGCGGGTTCACCCGCGAGGTGAAGACCAAGGACAACGCCGACGGCATCCGGAAGACCCTCGAGCTGATGCGGGAGGATGTGGAAGGCCTGATCTTCACGAACCTGGTGGATTTCGACGCCAAGTACGGCCACCGCCGGAACCCCGAGGGGTACGCGGAGGCCCTTAAGGCCTTCGACGCGGCGCTGCCCGAGTTCTTAGCGGCGCTCGGGCCGGAGGATTACCTGTTTATCGTGAGCGACCACGGGAACGACCCCACCTACCGCGGGACCGACCACACGCGCGAGTACGGCCTGCTCCTCGCGGTCGGGCCGGGCCTCGCCGGGCGGGACCTGGGCACGCGCGCGACCTTCGCGGACCTGGGCGCGAGCTGGGCGCGGATCTTCGGGGTGGCGTGGGAAGGACCGGGAACGCCAGTAGTGTGA